The DNA segment TAGTGTAGCATTATCGTAGGATATGTCAATAACTTgtgttaataataaataaataaataaatatagaaaGTGATGAGAATCTtacaaacaaagaaaaagaagactgaTAAGCCATACACCAAACTTTTCCTCAGCGTCAACATCAAAGGGGAATAAAGAGAAACCAAATGGCAGCACTATATTGGCATCTTCTCAGCGTGGTAGGAAAATCTAGAAATATCTAATCCGAGTCAAGCACAGCACATTAGAAATGCTAAACATGTTCTTCACATGAAATTGCGTACATATGCTTCCAAAGTCTATGGCTCCTTTGTGACTAAGATTTTTACCTTGTTCTCTCAATCAGCTCAATCAATCAAATGTTCTCTCAATATCTAATAGTCACATAATCAATGCCTTGGTGTTTGTTACATGATCATCATTTTAATATTATGTAATCGATATTTTGGTACTATATGGCCCGATCATTGCGtagtcgtcgtcatcatcatcttaCCGTCGCATAGCCAACACCCTATCGTTACATGACCGATACCTATTTGTCATGTACCTAATGCCTCAACATCACATCTCTAGCATTTATGACTAACATGATATCATCCCTAGATGCTACCAATCATGACATAGCCGATATGATATGATTCAATTACGATATTAATCTTAAGATTAGTATGAAAATAAGTCAGCCATACAATTTTTTGTGTCATTGGAAGATGAATGAAAATACTTTTGAATTCTTTCTAAAAACTGCCAGGAAAATAAGAAGAATGTGATGCcatacttcatcattaaaattattatcctaaatcatattgatagaaaaaaatattcaccATAATCTATGATGGAATCATATTTTGATATCaatctaatataaaatatattattaaaaaatcatcaattattactcttatttaaaaattttcactTTCCAAAGAATCAGATTCGACAACAATAATTTTTGTGCAGATAGACGTCTTCTTTGAGCCATGCATTTATCTACAAGCTTCCAAGAGGAAACCAATGGCGTGTGATATGGCGGTCAAACAGTGTGCTCCACCGCCTAATTGCAGCAGGCGCTCCTAATCATGCATGGCTCGATACAGCAGCATCTGGTGCTGCCTTTTCTCGCCCTTCTTTTGGACTCACCGAGTCCTTCCCACCGATGATGCATACGCGGGTCGGTCATATTCCCTCTTTCTTCAACGCAACTTTCCCCGCTTTTCCAAGAAGCAGCTAACCAGTGCTTTACCCGACGAATAAAGCCATCATCAACCCCGCCTTGTTTTTCCCGTAAAGATCGCCATAACTCGGAGGACACAGAGCGACCATCGATCATGGCCATCAAGAACAACGCCGTCCGTGTCACAGCACGCTCCTGGGACGACGAGATGACGACGGAAGAGTTCAAGGTGTGGCTGAAGAGCTTCGACACCAACAAGGACGGGCGCATCAGCCGGGACGAGCTGCGGCGTGCCATCCGCAGCATCCGTGTGCGGTTCAGTGGCTGGAAGAGCAAGCGCGGTGTCCAGTACGCCGACTCTAATGGCGACGGATTCATCGACGACGACGAGATCGACAATCTGGTGGAGTTCGCTCAGAAGAATCTGGGTCTCAAGATCGTGGCTTATTAGGAGCAGCAACATGAGTCGGTGTGGTAAGCTGAACTGATACAGACAGATCATGGTTTCATCGATCTGaaggtgattataatcttgatatGTGCTCTTCTTTGTTGCTATTGCATGGCATGCAATCTACTCTCGCGTCAATCAAACACTTAAGTTGTGTAAATTGCTCATTGTATGTGACTTGATGAATTTTCTGTTCTTGGGGCTGCTGCTGGTTGCTGTTTATGTTCATAATGAGCATAAATATGCTTGGGAAAGTTTTGGTCTTGTAATTTCCTCATGTCCATGCTGTTGCTAACCTTAGCAGTAAAAATAAGCTCCTTAATCACAAGAAGCTGAATGATGTCCATTATTTCAATTTGgttcaaaatattttttcctatCCTTTTTGATCTTTTGGAAGCCAAACAGTGCTGTAAATTTCTCACAAAATGGCAGATCCAAagactatctatctatctatctatctatctatctatctatctatctatctatctatctatctatctatctatctatctatctatctatcatcatcatcatcatcaaagatCATAAAGGAAAACCCCTTTTAGCTTGTCTGCAACTATCATGTTTGGGCTTCTCCTGTTTTATATCCCACATAAACTATCAGGGGGTGCTTAATCTCTATACCACCATTAGGCTTAGGACAGAAGAAGCAGCATAACACCATTGATTTACTTCACAAATCAAAATTTATATAGCCAACATGTAGAGAGAACAAATTTGACCAACTTGGTTAAGACAacatatcattatcattttctttAGTTTCTATATAATTTTGAACCTAAATACTTGCATACTCTCGGAAGATACTTTTCAAGTTCAGAACATAATTGACAGTCAGAATCATATATCATTTTCGTGCATCACACTATCAAGACATAATAATATAGAAAAGAAACCCACTATTGCTTTAAAGATTCCATTGCCAGCACGATTAGACACAAGAGAGACACAATCTCTCTCCCTAAGCCTACCTTCATGTCTTAGTTTGGCTGCTACTcaaacctcacctcacctcacctcacctgaatAATATATCCCTTGCCACCACCAACACTtgtcatccctctctctctctctctctctctaacaagtCAAATCCTATATCCAACCTATCAACAACAGCGGGATGATACAGTAAAGCTTAAGCGTCCGTGGGAGACATTAACTGCAACTGCTACAGAGTGCTCCGAATCATCTTTTTGCAGAAATAAATGATCAACTCAATGTCAAAGTTTGAGCTACCCAAACAACACAAGCATGTAGTAGCCTGGAAATGGTGCCCTAAAACAAAAAGCAAATAAGCTATATAACAGCATGTATAGAACTCATGCTCCGTTTCAAATCAAGCATGGGTCAGATTTGCTTATCGAGTACAGACTTGACATGACCATCTAAGATGTCTGTCATGGCATGAACGTGATGTCGTATTGGGTTTGACTTCCATCTCAGTAGATCTGAACAAAGAACCACGACGAGTCAAGGCAAAACTTCAAATTATAGTTCATGAGGGACATCGTTGAACCATGAGAGTTTGTCATATCATTAATCAGCTAACCTAATAATCTAAACTTTAATCTACATCTCCAATGCAAACCCCATCCACAGCATCTCTTCAATTTAATTTTACTGGTTAGATCTGGCAAGTTTCTTAGTTTCATGGTTATCATCACCACATCTCACCACCGCCAGCTTCGTAAGTGGGTTTATGTTAGAATACAGTCTTTCATG comes from the Musa acuminata AAA Group cultivar baxijiao chromosome BXJ1-10, Cavendish_Baxijiao_AAA, whole genome shotgun sequence genome and includes:
- the LOC135595089 gene encoding polcalcin Phl p 7-like — translated: MAIKNNAVRVTARSWDDEMTTEEFKVWLKSFDTNKDGRISRDELRRAIRSIRVRFSGWKSKRGVQYADSNGDGFIDDDEIDNLVEFAQKNLGLKIVAY